In one window of Synechococcus sp. M16CYN DNA:
- a CDS encoding 6-carboxytetrahydropterin synthase, translated as MSVFPTPFSCSKSFEGYSCCHRQWSHPGHCRFVHGYSRSFTLWFGARELDPYGFVVDFSSLRPFEKRLRKQFDHTFLVNADDPLLAEWRRLDELGALDLRVMENVGMETTATLVWDWANALLQQKDSGRTCCWTVEARENRCNAATYSQVPNWFSTYI; from the coding sequence GTGTCCGTTTTTCCTACGCCCTTTAGTTGTAGTAAATCGTTCGAAGGTTACTCCTGTTGTCATCGGCAGTGGTCCCACCCGGGCCACTGCCGCTTCGTACATGGTTATAGCCGTAGTTTCACTTTGTGGTTTGGTGCCCGTGAGCTTGATCCTTACGGATTCGTGGTGGATTTTTCTAGCCTCCGACCATTTGAAAAACGTTTGAGAAAGCAATTTGACCACACATTTCTTGTCAATGCGGACGATCCTTTGCTCGCTGAATGGCGCCGTTTAGACGAACTTGGAGCCTTAGACCTGCGGGTAATGGAGAATGTAGGGATGGAAACCACCGCCACACTAGTGTGGGACTGGGCCAATGCGTTGCTTCAACAAAAAGATAGTGGACGTACTTGCTGCTGGACTGTTGAGGCCCGGGAGAACCGTTGCAATGCTGCCACATATTCTCAAGTGCCTAATTGGTTTTCAACCTATATCTAG
- the hisIE gene encoding bifunctional phosphoribosyl-AMP cyclohydrolase/phosphoribosyl-ATP diphosphatase HisIE encodes MKSLIPAFIDQLRFNEAGLIPSIAQDRLDGAVLMMAWMNREAIEHTFNTGEAHYWSRSRQKLWHKGSTSGHTQTVHGVRYDCDADVLLLTVDQIGDIACHTGLRSCFYKDTNQPSKNKDNAPAPPADICTELYRVIQDRQNNPEKGSYVNKLLNGGDSGILKKIGEESAEFIMACKDNNVAEIAREAADIIFHLQVAMACHGVSWRQVQEVLAARRGAPRRS; translated from the coding sequence ATGAAGTCCCTCATTCCAGCTTTTATCGATCAACTCCGTTTTAACGAAGCAGGATTGATTCCATCGATCGCTCAGGACCGGCTTGATGGAGCCGTACTGATGATGGCCTGGATGAATCGTGAGGCGATTGAGCACACATTTAACACTGGCGAAGCTCATTATTGGAGCCGATCGCGTCAAAAGCTTTGGCACAAGGGATCAACTAGCGGCCATACCCAAACCGTGCATGGAGTGCGTTACGACTGTGATGCAGATGTCTTGCTACTTACAGTCGACCAAATTGGCGATATCGCCTGTCATACCGGATTACGAAGCTGTTTCTATAAAGATACAAATCAGCCTAGCAAAAACAAAGATAATGCGCCCGCACCCCCTGCCGATATTTGCACAGAGCTGTATAGAGTGATTCAGGATCGACAAAACAATCCAGAAAAAGGTAGCTACGTTAACAAATTGCTGAACGGAGGTGATAGTGGCATTCTCAAGAAAATCGGCGAAGAAAGCGCTGAATTTATCATGGCTTGCAAAGACAATAATGTTGCTGAAATTGCTAGGGAAGCAGCAGACATAATTTTTCATTTACAAGTAGCAATGGCCTGTCACGGCGTGAGCTGGCGCCAAGTTCAAGAGGTTTTGGCCGCGCGGCGTGGAGCACCTAGGCGATCTTAG
- a CDS encoding DUF2214 family protein, producing the protein MQLFTILTTDVAKSAGVAYVHYLSFTLCFTALVLERRLIKANLDYREATTMVVTDILYGIAALALLVSGILRVIHFGQGPDFYTENPLFWWKVGLYFSVGGLSLYPTITYVIWIIPLRKGEVPRVDQSLANRLSWIINIELIGFASIPLLATLMARGVGLPIT; encoded by the coding sequence ATGCAATTGTTCACCATCCTCACTACCGACGTCGCTAAAAGTGCCGGTGTTGCTTACGTTCATTACCTCAGTTTCACCCTTTGCTTTACGGCATTAGTGTTAGAGCGCCGCTTGATCAAAGCCAATCTCGACTATCGTGAGGCCACTACGATGGTAGTTACCGACATCCTTTACGGCATAGCTGCTTTAGCTTTATTAGTAAGCGGCATCCTTAGGGTTATTCATTTCGGCCAAGGGCCTGATTTTTATACTGAAAATCCGCTGTTTTGGTGGAAGGTCGGTTTGTATTTCTCGGTGGGAGGCCTATCGCTGTATCCAACGATCACTTACGTTATCTGGATAATTCCCTTGCGTAAGGGTGAAGTGCCTCGAGTAGATCAATCTCTGGCTAACCGTCTTAGTTGGATCATAAATATCGAGTTGATTGGTTTCGCCAGTATTCCATTGTTAGCGACGCTGATGGCCCGTGGCGTTGGTTTGCCAATCACTTAA
- a CDS encoding sigma-70 family RNA polymerase sigma factor — translation MTSSLSAFLGEIGRHQLLTPEQELMLGRKVQAMIAITEPCLIAGGKGPSCAYSDDQRFVIRRGERAKNQMITANLRLVVNLAKRYQGKGLDLLDLIQEGTLGLTRAVEKYDPTRGHRFSTYAYWWIRQGLNRALSTQSRTIRIPVNVNEKLTKLRTAKTQTMQRYGLSATREQLASYMNISLSEVEDLMACELHSATVSLQGAVKSKSDPSELVDVLPSDELSPMERAEVAERSASVWALLNKANLTPKEHKVVILRFGLDNTNEWKTLAEVARHMNCSREYCRQVVQRALRKLRKAGVQSDLAKSAL, via the coding sequence ATGACTAGCTCCCTGAGCGCCTTTCTAGGTGAAATCGGTCGCCATCAACTGCTAACCCCCGAACAAGAATTGATGTTAGGGAGAAAGGTTCAGGCGATGATTGCAATCACTGAACCTTGTCTTATTGCAGGTGGAAAAGGACCGTCTTGCGCCTATAGCGACGATCAGAGATTTGTTATTCGTCGTGGTGAGAGAGCAAAGAATCAGATGATCACAGCTAATCTGCGCCTAGTGGTCAATTTGGCCAAGCGTTATCAGGGTAAAGGTCTTGACCTCTTGGATCTCATTCAAGAGGGTACTCTTGGCCTCACCCGTGCCGTGGAAAAGTACGACCCTACTCGAGGACACCGTTTCTCTACATATGCCTATTGGTGGATTAGACAGGGCCTGAATAGGGCTTTATCCACCCAGAGTCGAACCATTAGGATACCCGTTAATGTAAACGAAAAACTAACAAAGCTTAGGACGGCCAAGACACAAACGATGCAACGCTATGGGCTCTCGGCCACCAGAGAGCAGCTGGCCAGTTACATGAACATATCTCTCTCCGAAGTAGAGGACCTGATGGCTTGTGAATTGCACAGTGCGACCGTTAGCCTTCAAGGAGCAGTGAAGTCTAAGTCTGATCCTTCTGAACTCGTGGACGTGCTGCCGAGTGATGAATTATCACCGATGGAACGTGCCGAAGTTGCTGAACGTTCAGCATCTGTTTGGGCCCTATTGAACAAGGCAAATCTTACTCCCAAAGAGCATAAGGTCGTTATTTTGCGCTTCGGTCTTGATAACACCAACGAGTGGAAGACCCTGGCTGAAGTAGCCCGCCACATGAATTGCTCCAGAGAGTACTGCCGTCAGGTCGTGCAGCGCGCTCTTCGCAAGCTCCGTAAGGCTGGCGTTCAGAGTGACTTAGCGAAATCTGCGCTCTGA
- a CDS encoding DUF1232 domain-containing protein: MVKAATGPTIDADVVGSEIIDEGIFRNLLRRAGRQLAIPALEAMELLLGYDTPTQVRLTMLTALSYLLLPADLVPDILPVAGFSDDLVVLTTVIGLWNHHVTPEIRSRAQRRLNQWFPLSRERS, encoded by the coding sequence ATGGTCAAAGCTGCGACTGGACCCACCATCGATGCTGATGTAGTCGGCAGTGAAATTATCGACGAAGGCATCTTTCGGAACTTGTTGCGCCGCGCTGGTCGGCAACTGGCAATCCCGGCCTTGGAGGCTATGGAATTATTGCTGGGATATGACACTCCTACTCAAGTTCGGCTCACAATGCTTACTGCTTTGAGTTATTTGCTATTGCCAGCCGATCTAGTTCCAGATATTTTGCCGGTCGCTGGATTCAGTGATGATTTGGTAGTACTGACAACCGTGATTGGGCTCTGGAATCATCATGTGACGCCAGAGATTCGCAGCCGCGCTCAACGTAGGCTGAATCAATGGTTTCCCTTATCGCGCGAACGCAGTTGA